In Denticeps clupeoides chromosome 1, fDenClu1.1, whole genome shotgun sequence, a single window of DNA contains:
- the prox1a gene encoding prospero homeobox protein 1a isoform X1 — MPDHDSTALLSKQSKRRRVDIGVKRTLGTASAIFARANASLLSAMNPHGSEQDMECAVVQHTDGEKSNVLRKLLKRANSYEDAMMPFPGATIISQLLKNNVTKNGGSEPHFQGSGLSSTGSENHQEDVCSNSSHDSPQECLSPFGRPAMSQFDIERLTDEHLRAKRARVENIIRGMSHSPSVTLRSGEGDREGLPQPPSPRESYRENKRKQKLPQQQQQSFQQLVSARKEQKQEERRQLKLQLEDMQKQLRQLQEKFYQIYDSTDSENDEDGNLSEDSLRSDGLDHRARLDDSTHDRSDNEMSDLDPGHFLDRARALLREQTLVLDGDKPKQDVPQGKGQASGSMHAEGKHLAETLKQELNTAMSQVVDTVVKVFAKPPRPVPQVFPPLQMPQERFAVNGENSNFHTANQRLQCFGDVIIPNPLDSFSAMQVPGVNDQTEALPLVVRKNSSDQSSALAPPGTHHHPSLHPSPLSATMGFSPPSFRHPFPLPLMGYPFQSPLGPPSAYGGKDRSSPESLDLSRETAGLRTKMSSSHLSHHRGCSPTHPGSTTEGLSLSLIKSECGDLQDMSDISPYSGSTFQIQEGLSPNHLKKAKLMFFYTRYPSSNMLKMFFSDVKFNRCITSQLIKWFSNFREFYYIQMEKFARQAINDGVVGAEELSISRDSELFRALNMHYNKANDFEVPERFLEVAQITLREFFNAIVAGKDVDPSWKKAIYKVICKLDSEVPEIFKSPNCLQELLHE; from the exons ATGCCTGACCATGACAGCACAGCCCTCTTAAGCAAGCAAAGCAAGAGACGAAGAGTTGACATAGGAGTGAAGAGGACGCTAGGGACAGCATCTGCAATTTTCGCCCGAGCGAACGCAAGCTTACTCAGTGCCATGAATCCCCACGGTTCCGAGCAGGATATGGAGTGTGCGGTGGTGCAGCACACTGACGGGGAGAAGTCCAACGTGCTCCGCAAGCTCCTGAAGCGGGCCAACTCGTACGAAGACGCCATGATGCCCTTTCCCGGGGCGACCATCATCTCCCAGCTGCTGAAGAACAACGTGACCAAAAACGGTGGCAGCGAACCCCACTTCCAGGGCAGCGGGCTCTCCAGCACGGGCTCGGAGAACCACCAGGAGGATGTGTGCAGCAACTCGTCCCACGACAGCCCCCAGGAGTGTCTCTCCCCCTTCGGCCGGCCCGCCATGTCCCAGTTCGACATCGAGAGGCTGACGGACGAGCACCTGCGGGCCAAGCGGGCCAGGGTGGAGAACATCATCCGGGGCATGAGCCACTCGCCCAGCGTGACCCTGCGCTCGGGAGAGGGGGACCGCGAGGGGCTGCCGCAGCCGCCCAGCCCGCGCGAGAGCTACCGCGAGAACAAGAGGAAGCAGAAGctgccccagcagcagcagcagagcttcCAGCAGCTGGTCTCCGCCCGCAAGGAGCAGAAGCAGGAGGAGCGGCGGCAGCTGAAGCTGCAGCTGGAGGACATGCAGAAGCAACTGCGGCAGCTGCAGGAGAAGTTCTACCAGATCTACGACAGCACCGACTCGGAGAACGATGAGGACGGGAACCTGTCCGAAGACAGCCTGCGCTCCGACGGCCTGGACCACCGCGCCAGGCTCGATGACTCCACCCATGACCGCTCCGACAACGAGATGTCCGACCTGGACCCGGGACACTTCCTGGACCGGGCAAGGGCGCTGCTCCGGGAACAGACGCTGGTTTTGGACGGGGACAAGCCGAAGCAGGACGTCCCTCAGGGCAAGGGTCAGGCCTCGGGTTCCATGCACGCTGAGGGGAAGCACCTAGCAGAGACGCTTAAGCAGGAGCTGAACACCGCCATGTCCCAGGTGGTGGACACGGTGGTCAAGGTCTTCGCCAAGCCCCCGCGGCCCGTCCCACAGGTCTTCCCGCCGCTGCAGATGCCCCAGGAGCGCTTCGCGGTCAACGGGGAGAACTCCAACTTCCACACGGCCAACCAGCGCCTCCAGTGTTTCGGTGATGTCATCATTCCCAACCCTCTGGACTCTTTTAGCGCCATGCAGGTCCCCGGTGTTAACGACCAGACGGAGGCGCTGCCCCTGGTGGTGCGGAAGAACTCTTCGGACCAGTCGTCCGCTCTCGCCCCGCCAGGGACGCATCACCACCCGTCCCTGCACCCCTCTCCCTTGTCTGCCACCATGGGCTTCAGCCCTCCCTCTTTTCGGCACCCTTTCCCCCTTCCTCTCATGGGATACCCCTTTCAGAGCCCCCTGGGGCCCCCGTCGGCCTACGGCGGCAAAGACAGGTCCTCCCCAGAGTCCCTCGACCTGTCCAGGGAGACGGCCGGCCTACGGACCAAGATGTCCTCCAGCCACCTGAGCCACCACCGCGGCTGCTCGCCCACGCACCCGGGAAGCACGACCGAGGGCCTGTCCTTATCGCTAATCAAGTCCGAGTGCGGGGACCTGCAGGACATGTCGGACATCTCACCATATTCAGGAAGTACA TTTCAGATCCAGGAAGGCCTGTCACCGAACCACCTGAAGAAGGCCAAGCTGATGTTCTTCTACACACGCTACCCCAGCTCCAACATGCTGAAAATGTTCTTCTCCGACGTGAAG TTTAACAGATGCATCACATCCCAGCTGATCAAGTGGTTCAGCAACTTCCGAGAGTTCTACTACATCCAGATGGAGAAGTTCGCTCGGCAGGCCATCAATGACGGCGTGGTTGGTGCCGAGGAGCTCTCCATCAGCCGTGACAGCGAGCTCTTCCGCGCCCTCAACATGCACTACAACAAGGCCAACGACTTTGAG
- the prox1a gene encoding prospero homeobox protein 1a isoform X2, which produces MPDHDSTALLSKQSKRRRVDIGVKRTLGTASAIFARANASLLSAMNPHGSEQDMECAVVQHTDGEKSNVLRKLLKRANSYEDAMMPFPGATIISQLLKNNVTKNGGSEPHFQGSGLSSTGSENHQEDVCSNSSHDSPQECLSPFGRPAMSQFDIERLTDEHLRAKRARVENIIRGMSHSPSVTLRSGEGDREGLPQPPSPRESYRENKRKQKLPQQQQQSFQQLVSARKEQKQEERRQLKLQLEDMQKQLRQLQEKFYQIYDSTDSENDEDGNLSEDSLRSDGLDHRARLDDSTHDRSDNEMSDLDPGHFLDRARALLREQTLVLDGDKPKQDVPQGKGQASGSMHAEGKHLAETLKQELNTAMSQVVDTVVKVFAKPPRPVPQVFPPLQMPQERFAVNGENSNFHTANQRLQCFGDVIIPNPLDSFSAMQVPGVNDQTEALPLVVRKNSSDQSSALAPPGTHHHPSLHPSPLSATMGFSPPSFRHPFPLPLMGYPFQSPLGPPSAYGGKDRSSPESLDLSRETAGLRTKMSSSHLSHHRGCSPTHPGSTTEGLSLSLIKSECGDLQDMSDISPYSGSTIQEGLSPNHLKKAKLMFFYTRYPSSNMLKMFFSDVKFNRCITSQLIKWFSNFREFYYIQMEKFARQAINDGVVGAEELSISRDSELFRALNMHYNKANDFEVPERFLEVAQITLREFFNAIVAGKDVDPSWKKAIYKVICKLDSEVPEIFKSPNCLQELLHE; this is translated from the exons ATGCCTGACCATGACAGCACAGCCCTCTTAAGCAAGCAAAGCAAGAGACGAAGAGTTGACATAGGAGTGAAGAGGACGCTAGGGACAGCATCTGCAATTTTCGCCCGAGCGAACGCAAGCTTACTCAGTGCCATGAATCCCCACGGTTCCGAGCAGGATATGGAGTGTGCGGTGGTGCAGCACACTGACGGGGAGAAGTCCAACGTGCTCCGCAAGCTCCTGAAGCGGGCCAACTCGTACGAAGACGCCATGATGCCCTTTCCCGGGGCGACCATCATCTCCCAGCTGCTGAAGAACAACGTGACCAAAAACGGTGGCAGCGAACCCCACTTCCAGGGCAGCGGGCTCTCCAGCACGGGCTCGGAGAACCACCAGGAGGATGTGTGCAGCAACTCGTCCCACGACAGCCCCCAGGAGTGTCTCTCCCCCTTCGGCCGGCCCGCCATGTCCCAGTTCGACATCGAGAGGCTGACGGACGAGCACCTGCGGGCCAAGCGGGCCAGGGTGGAGAACATCATCCGGGGCATGAGCCACTCGCCCAGCGTGACCCTGCGCTCGGGAGAGGGGGACCGCGAGGGGCTGCCGCAGCCGCCCAGCCCGCGCGAGAGCTACCGCGAGAACAAGAGGAAGCAGAAGctgccccagcagcagcagcagagcttcCAGCAGCTGGTCTCCGCCCGCAAGGAGCAGAAGCAGGAGGAGCGGCGGCAGCTGAAGCTGCAGCTGGAGGACATGCAGAAGCAACTGCGGCAGCTGCAGGAGAAGTTCTACCAGATCTACGACAGCACCGACTCGGAGAACGATGAGGACGGGAACCTGTCCGAAGACAGCCTGCGCTCCGACGGCCTGGACCACCGCGCCAGGCTCGATGACTCCACCCATGACCGCTCCGACAACGAGATGTCCGACCTGGACCCGGGACACTTCCTGGACCGGGCAAGGGCGCTGCTCCGGGAACAGACGCTGGTTTTGGACGGGGACAAGCCGAAGCAGGACGTCCCTCAGGGCAAGGGTCAGGCCTCGGGTTCCATGCACGCTGAGGGGAAGCACCTAGCAGAGACGCTTAAGCAGGAGCTGAACACCGCCATGTCCCAGGTGGTGGACACGGTGGTCAAGGTCTTCGCCAAGCCCCCGCGGCCCGTCCCACAGGTCTTCCCGCCGCTGCAGATGCCCCAGGAGCGCTTCGCGGTCAACGGGGAGAACTCCAACTTCCACACGGCCAACCAGCGCCTCCAGTGTTTCGGTGATGTCATCATTCCCAACCCTCTGGACTCTTTTAGCGCCATGCAGGTCCCCGGTGTTAACGACCAGACGGAGGCGCTGCCCCTGGTGGTGCGGAAGAACTCTTCGGACCAGTCGTCCGCTCTCGCCCCGCCAGGGACGCATCACCACCCGTCCCTGCACCCCTCTCCCTTGTCTGCCACCATGGGCTTCAGCCCTCCCTCTTTTCGGCACCCTTTCCCCCTTCCTCTCATGGGATACCCCTTTCAGAGCCCCCTGGGGCCCCCGTCGGCCTACGGCGGCAAAGACAGGTCCTCCCCAGAGTCCCTCGACCTGTCCAGGGAGACGGCCGGCCTACGGACCAAGATGTCCTCCAGCCACCTGAGCCACCACCGCGGCTGCTCGCCCACGCACCCGGGAAGCACGACCGAGGGCCTGTCCTTATCGCTAATCAAGTCCGAGTGCGGGGACCTGCAGGACATGTCGGACATCTCACCATATTCAGGAAGTACA ATCCAGGAAGGCCTGTCACCGAACCACCTGAAGAAGGCCAAGCTGATGTTCTTCTACACACGCTACCCCAGCTCCAACATGCTGAAAATGTTCTTCTCCGACGTGAAG TTTAACAGATGCATCACATCCCAGCTGATCAAGTGGTTCAGCAACTTCCGAGAGTTCTACTACATCCAGATGGAGAAGTTCGCTCGGCAGGCCATCAATGACGGCGTGGTTGGTGCCGAGGAGCTCTCCATCAGCCGTGACAGCGAGCTCTTCCGCGCCCTCAACATGCACTACAACAAGGCCAACGACTTTGAG